In Xylocopa sonorina isolate GNS202 chromosome 3, iyXylSono1_principal, whole genome shotgun sequence, one genomic interval encodes:
- the LOC143422124 gene encoding uncharacterized protein LOC143422124 isoform X1: MKMMEDKKENDIVIETVIPVKKKKMKQAQLPFQTQSPVQLSMVVSNKKRKLTSPSVDHKSPKALKVEKRNLSKGGVNSESDSVAVDAKSMDADSVELVDAEIENVKENTMTNKLDGINKSITPKRTLSGQKKLDKQEKLKSSPLTKFLQKNDKAVDSSNENYTKSLREESNESNEKSAKTAAKTDKNTSQSASNSNNELEDSCSKVGEDNSLCQSDTDVELLSSDNEERDDQTKSVDTSASDSAQILKTPRLDKTKQKKLTPKQREKKLLSAKKREERQRQKMEKEKKLKEERENRLREKEERRKEKEEKEKAEREQKILEKKMREQRKQFEIEQKQREKLAKEEERKKREEAKEEERKKREEEKLEAERRKQKAASNFTSFFVAKKQEKSIEEENAIKEKNFMPFEVKADMKVAPICRRILDEEEKQLLEKKCTEGSTRLSDLYLSEIKHKRIVPRKSSKTWPLEAKDDVVVLDEENDGSTNIVSQDIVVEKQRSKLLQFVENQRPPYWGTWRKRSWNINSRRPFSKDTKWFNYEVDSDDEWEEEEPGESLHGSDDEKDEENAEDNEYDVDNEFMVPHGYLSDEEVRADEDDKEDMSPETQKFKLKVLGEQFESERKSRTSKLKPKILGCIWRGADNKFAANVPERAVDFLSAREAWVRQIPVVLPTTSECEGNAAGECSTPTQQPATSSKKSRVPEEVVPHLIRLIHGNTHNSRFLVNEFIAYWSKQDKPHDKRISKASLAQKIREIGKWMACPEKGPMYTKTCWYVPEEIRKKYVG, from the exons ATGAAAATGATGGAAGATAAGAAGGAGAACGATATTGTGATAGAGACGGTCATTCCTgttaagaaaaagaagatgaaACAAG CTCAATTGCCGTTTCAAACGCAAAGTCCGGTGCAGTTATCGATGGTTGTGTCTAATAAAAAAAGGAAGCTAACGTCGCCTTCTGTGGACCACAAGAGTCCGAAAGCATTGAAAGTTGAGAAGAGAAATTTAAGCAAAGGTGGTGTAAATAGTGAATCGGACAGTGTTGCTGTTGATGCGAAGAGCATGGATGCTGATAGTGTAGAATTAGTAGATGCAGAAATTGAAAATGTGAAAGAAAATACAATGACGAACAAATTGGACGGTATAAATAAGAGTATAACCCCTAAGCGAACATTGAGTGGACAGAAGAAGTTAGATAAGCAGGAAAAATTAAAGTCGAGTCCTCTAACAAAattccttcagaagaatgataaGGCAGTAGATAGttcgaatgaaaattatacGAAATCTTTGCGGGAGGAGAGCAATGAATCAAATGAGAAGAGTGCTAAAACAGCTGCAAAGACTGATAAAAATACATCGCAGTCTGCGAGTAACTCAAATAATGAATTGGAAGATTCGTGTTCAAAAGTGGGTGAAGATAATTCCTTGTGCCAATCTGATACCGATGTGGAGCTTCTATCTTCCGATAATGAAGAGAGAGATGACCAAACAAAGTCAGTGGACACAAGTGCGAGCGATAGTGCACAAATTCTTAAAACCCCTAGACTGGATAAAACAAAGCAGAAGAAATTAACACCTAAGCAGCGGGAAAAGAAGTTGTTAAGCGCTAAGAAAAGAGAGGAAAGGCAAAGACAAAAAATG gagaaagaaaagaaattgaaGGAGGAACGGGAAAATCGACTGAGAGAAAAGGAAGAGAGGCGCAAGGAGAAAGAGGAGAAGGAAAAGGCTGAGAGAGAGCAGAAGATATTGGAAAAGAAAATGAGGGAACAAAGGAAGCAGTTCGAAATTGA gcagaaacagagagagaagcTAGCGAAGGAGGAAGAAcgtaaaaaaagagaagaggcCAAGGAGGAGGAAAGGAAGAAGAGGGAAGAAGAAAAGTTGGAGGCAGAACGTAGAAAACAGAAAGCAGCGTCAAATTTCACGAGTTTCTTCGTCGCCAAGAAGCAAGAGAAATCTATCGAGGAAGAGAACGCGATTAAAGAGAAAAATTTCATGCCTTTCGAAGTAAAAGCGGACATGAAGGTAGCTCCAATCTGTAGAAGAATTTTAGATGAAGAGGAGAAACAGTTGTTGGAGAAAAAATGCACCGAAGGAAGCACGCGATTGTCAGACTTGTACCTTAGCGAGATTAAGCATAAAAGAATCGTTCCACGGAAGTCCTCGAAAACTTGGCCACTTGAAGCAAAGGATGACGTTGTTGTATTAG ACGAGGAGAACGATGGTAGCACGAATATAGTGAGTCAAGACATCGTCGTAGAGAAGCAACGGTCTAAACTGCTACAGTTCGTTGAGAACCAACGTCCACCTTACTGGGGTACGTGGAGAAAACGCAGTTGGAATATTAACTCCCGAAGGCCATTTTCGAAGGACACG AAATGGTTCAATTACGAGGTGGATTCGGACGACGAATGGGAGGAGGAGGAGCCAGGCGAATCTTTGCATGGCTCCGACGATGAGAAGGACGAGGAAAACGCGGAGGACAACGAGTACGATGTAGATAACGAATTCATGGTCCCGCACGG GTACTTGTCCGATGAAGAGGTGCGAGCTGATGAGGACGACAAAGAAGACATG TCGCCTGAAACGCAGAAGTTCAAGTTGAAAGTATTGGGCGAACAATTCGAGTCCGAGAGGAAGTCGCGAACGTCGAAATTGAAGCCAAAAATACTTGGGTGCATCTGGAGAGGAGCTGACAACAAATTCGCGGCAAACG TGCCAGAGAGAGCCGTGGATTTCTTGTCGGCACGCGAAGCCTGGGTACGTCAGATACCGGTGGTACTTCCGACCACGTCCGAGTGCGAGGGCAACGCAGCCGGCGAGTGCAGCACGCCCACGCAGCAACCTGCCACCAGTTCGAAGAAGTCTCGTGTCCCGGAAGAGGTTGTGCCGCATCTGATCCGGCTGATACACGGGAACACGCACAATTCGCGGTTTCTCGTGAACGAGTTCATCGCTTATTGGAGCAAGCAGGACAAGCCGCACGACAAACGTATCTCGAAGGCCAGCCTGGCGCAGAAGATCCGCGAGATTGGAAAATGGATGGCGTGCCCCGAGAAAGGGCCTATGTACACCAAGACCTGTTGGTACGTTCCTGAGGAAATCAGAAAGAAATACGTGGGATAA
- the LOC143422124 gene encoding uncharacterized protein LOC143422124 isoform X2, with protein sequence MVVSNKKRKLTSPSVDHKSPKALKVEKRNLSKGGVNSESDSVAVDAKSMDADSVELVDAEIENVKENTMTNKLDGINKSITPKRTLSGQKKLDKQEKLKSSPLTKFLQKNDKAVDSSNENYTKSLREESNESNEKSAKTAAKTDKNTSQSASNSNNELEDSCSKVGEDNSLCQSDTDVELLSSDNEERDDQTKSVDTSASDSAQILKTPRLDKTKQKKLTPKQREKKLLSAKKREERQRQKMEKEKKLKEERENRLREKEERRKEKEEKEKAEREQKILEKKMREQRKQFEIEQKQREKLAKEEERKKREEAKEEERKKREEEKLEAERRKQKAASNFTSFFVAKKQEKSIEEENAIKEKNFMPFEVKADMKVAPICRRILDEEEKQLLEKKCTEGSTRLSDLYLSEIKHKRIVPRKSSKTWPLEAKDDVVVLDEENDGSTNIVSQDIVVEKQRSKLLQFVENQRPPYWGTWRKRSWNINSRRPFSKDTKWFNYEVDSDDEWEEEEPGESLHGSDDEKDEENAEDNEYDVDNEFMVPHGYLSDEEVRADEDDKEDMSPETQKFKLKVLGEQFESERKSRTSKLKPKILGCIWRGADNKFAANGEQRAVDFLSAREAWVRQIPVVLPTTSECEGNAAGECSTPTQQPATSSKKSRVPEEVVPHLIRLIHGNTHNSRFLVNEFIAYWSKQDKPHDKRISKASLAQKIREIGKWMACPEKGPMYTKTCWYVPEEIRKKYVG encoded by the exons ATGGTTGTGTCTAATAAAAAAAGGAAGCTAACGTCGCCTTCTGTGGACCACAAGAGTCCGAAAGCATTGAAAGTTGAGAAGAGAAATTTAAGCAAAGGTGGTGTAAATAGTGAATCGGACAGTGTTGCTGTTGATGCGAAGAGCATGGATGCTGATAGTGTAGAATTAGTAGATGCAGAAATTGAAAATGTGAAAGAAAATACAATGACGAACAAATTGGACGGTATAAATAAGAGTATAACCCCTAAGCGAACATTGAGTGGACAGAAGAAGTTAGATAAGCAGGAAAAATTAAAGTCGAGTCCTCTAACAAAattccttcagaagaatgataaGGCAGTAGATAGttcgaatgaaaattatacGAAATCTTTGCGGGAGGAGAGCAATGAATCAAATGAGAAGAGTGCTAAAACAGCTGCAAAGACTGATAAAAATACATCGCAGTCTGCGAGTAACTCAAATAATGAATTGGAAGATTCGTGTTCAAAAGTGGGTGAAGATAATTCCTTGTGCCAATCTGATACCGATGTGGAGCTTCTATCTTCCGATAATGAAGAGAGAGATGACCAAACAAAGTCAGTGGACACAAGTGCGAGCGATAGTGCACAAATTCTTAAAACCCCTAGACTGGATAAAACAAAGCAGAAGAAATTAACACCTAAGCAGCGGGAAAAGAAGTTGTTAAGCGCTAAGAAAAGAGAGGAAAGGCAAAGACAAAAAATG gagaaagaaaagaaattgaaGGAGGAACGGGAAAATCGACTGAGAGAAAAGGAAGAGAGGCGCAAGGAGAAAGAGGAGAAGGAAAAGGCTGAGAGAGAGCAGAAGATATTGGAAAAGAAAATGAGGGAACAAAGGAAGCAGTTCGAAATTGA gcagaaacagagagagaagcTAGCGAAGGAGGAAGAAcgtaaaaaaagagaagaggcCAAGGAGGAGGAAAGGAAGAAGAGGGAAGAAGAAAAGTTGGAGGCAGAACGTAGAAAACAGAAAGCAGCGTCAAATTTCACGAGTTTCTTCGTCGCCAAGAAGCAAGAGAAATCTATCGAGGAAGAGAACGCGATTAAAGAGAAAAATTTCATGCCTTTCGAAGTAAAAGCGGACATGAAGGTAGCTCCAATCTGTAGAAGAATTTTAGATGAAGAGGAGAAACAGTTGTTGGAGAAAAAATGCACCGAAGGAAGCACGCGATTGTCAGACTTGTACCTTAGCGAGATTAAGCATAAAAGAATCGTTCCACGGAAGTCCTCGAAAACTTGGCCACTTGAAGCAAAGGATGACGTTGTTGTATTAG ACGAGGAGAACGATGGTAGCACGAATATAGTGAGTCAAGACATCGTCGTAGAGAAGCAACGGTCTAAACTGCTACAGTTCGTTGAGAACCAACGTCCACCTTACTGGGGTACGTGGAGAAAACGCAGTTGGAATATTAACTCCCGAAGGCCATTTTCGAAGGACACG AAATGGTTCAATTACGAGGTGGATTCGGACGACGAATGGGAGGAGGAGGAGCCAGGCGAATCTTTGCATGGCTCCGACGATGAGAAGGACGAGGAAAACGCGGAGGACAACGAGTACGATGTAGATAACGAATTCATGGTCCCGCACGG GTACTTGTCCGATGAAGAGGTGCGAGCTGATGAGGACGACAAAGAAGACATG TCGCCTGAAACGCAGAAGTTCAAGTTGAAAGTATTGGGCGAACAATTCGAGTCCGAGAGGAAGTCGCGAACGTCGAAATTGAAGCCAAAAATACTTGGGTGCATCTGGAGAGGAGCTGACAACAAATTCGCGGCAAACGGTGAGC AGAGAGCCGTGGATTTCTTGTCGGCACGCGAAGCCTGGGTACGTCAGATACCGGTGGTACTTCCGACCACGTCCGAGTGCGAGGGCAACGCAGCCGGCGAGTGCAGCACGCCCACGCAGCAACCTGCCACCAGTTCGAAGAAGTCTCGTGTCCCGGAAGAGGTTGTGCCGCATCTGATCCGGCTGATACACGGGAACACGCACAATTCGCGGTTTCTCGTGAACGAGTTCATCGCTTATTGGAGCAAGCAGGACAAGCCGCACGACAAACGTATCTCGAAGGCCAGCCTGGCGCAGAAGATCCGCGAGATTGGAAAATGGATGGCGTGCCCCGAGAAAGGGCCTATGTACACCAAGACCTGTTGGTACGTTCCTGAGGAAATCAGAAAGAAATACGTGGGATAA
- the LOC143422146 gene encoding uncharacterized protein LOC143422146 isoform X1, whose product MIEEAAMFDMTDELLFSALGLTTDTGVERQLFAANSTTLTCNYEASSCRTTPHSDDSETVDGHSNNFGNTIECYTDLTCPVKTPWNEWSDSTSTPLSGTGCLSELSELDSELEWCLDKSWNSGLPERTPLCTAGCEGFLHLPLPSPQQTFQREEPLWVLGIDLRALDDTLETSGIDYNNNQVEENISSAAAAALATHDYTNRNLANAAEDRCFPCTYQGCVKVYAKASHLKAHLRRHTGEKPFACTWPGCGWRFSRSDELARHRRSHSGVKPYPCEMCSKRFARSDHLAKHRKVHRKNAYSLFHGGRGLRGAKMNIVPTEI is encoded by the exons ATGATAGAGGAAGCTGCGATGTTCGAT ATGACGGACGAGCTATTATTCTCCGCGTTGGGTCTAACGACGGACACAGGTGTTGAGAGGCAACTGTTCGCCGCGAACTCGACCACCCTAACGTGCAACTACGAGGCGTCCTCTTGCAGAACGACGCCGCACAGCGACGACTCGGAGACCGTCGACGGTCACTCGAATAACTTTGGTAACACGATCGAGTGTTACACGGATCTGACTTGTCCGGTGAAGACACCTTGGAACGAATGGTCCGACAGTACTTCCACGCCATTATCAG GTACAGGATGTCTGAGCGAGCTGAGCGAATTAGACTCGGAGCTGGAATGGTGTCTAGATAAAAGCTGGAACTCTGGACTTCCGGAGAGGACACCATTATGCACCGCGGGCTGCGAGGGATTTCTGCATTTGCCCCTGCCGAGCCCGCAGCAAACGTTTCAACGGGAGGAGCCACTATGGGTGCTAGGGATCGATTTGAGAGCGCTCGACGATACTTTGGAAACGAGCGGGATAG ATTACAACAACAATCAAGTAGAAGAAAATATTTCATCAGCAGCCGCCGCAGCTTTGGCAACTCACGATTACACTAATCGGAATTTGGCGAACGCGGCAGAAGATCGGTGCTTCCCTTGCACTTATCAAGGATGCGTGAAG GTCTACGCGAAGGCGTCCCACTTGAAGGCCCACTTACGCAGACACACCGGTGAGAAGCCATTCGCGTGCACGTGGCCTGGCTGCGGATGGCGTTTCAGCCGATCCGATGAGCTAGCCAGGCATCGACGATCCCACTCTGGAGTAAAACCGTACCCCTGCGAGATGTGCTCGAAGAGATTCGCGCGCAGCGACCATCTGGCCAAGCATCGCAAAGTGCACAGGAAGAACGCCTACTCGTTATTCCACGGCGGCAGAGGGCTGCGCGGCGCGAAGATGAACATTGTGCCAACGGAGATTTAG
- the LOC143422146 gene encoding uncharacterized protein LOC143422146 isoform X2 produces the protein MTDELLFSALGLTTDTGVERQLFAANSTTLTCNYEASSCRTTPHSDDSETVDGHSNNFGNTIECYTDLTCPVKTPWNEWSDSTSTPLSGTGCLSELSELDSELEWCLDKSWNSGLPERTPLCTAGCEGFLHLPLPSPQQTFQREEPLWVLGIDLRALDDTLETSGIDYNNNQVEENISSAAAAALATHDYTNRNLANAAEDRCFPCTYQGCVKVYAKASHLKAHLRRHTGEKPFACTWPGCGWRFSRSDELARHRRSHSGVKPYPCEMCSKRFARSDHLAKHRKVHRKNAYSLFHGGRGLRGAKMNIVPTEI, from the exons ATGACGGACGAGCTATTATTCTCCGCGTTGGGTCTAACGACGGACACAGGTGTTGAGAGGCAACTGTTCGCCGCGAACTCGACCACCCTAACGTGCAACTACGAGGCGTCCTCTTGCAGAACGACGCCGCACAGCGACGACTCGGAGACCGTCGACGGTCACTCGAATAACTTTGGTAACACGATCGAGTGTTACACGGATCTGACTTGTCCGGTGAAGACACCTTGGAACGAATGGTCCGACAGTACTTCCACGCCATTATCAG GTACAGGATGTCTGAGCGAGCTGAGCGAATTAGACTCGGAGCTGGAATGGTGTCTAGATAAAAGCTGGAACTCTGGACTTCCGGAGAGGACACCATTATGCACCGCGGGCTGCGAGGGATTTCTGCATTTGCCCCTGCCGAGCCCGCAGCAAACGTTTCAACGGGAGGAGCCACTATGGGTGCTAGGGATCGATTTGAGAGCGCTCGACGATACTTTGGAAACGAGCGGGATAG ATTACAACAACAATCAAGTAGAAGAAAATATTTCATCAGCAGCCGCCGCAGCTTTGGCAACTCACGATTACACTAATCGGAATTTGGCGAACGCGGCAGAAGATCGGTGCTTCCCTTGCACTTATCAAGGATGCGTGAAG GTCTACGCGAAGGCGTCCCACTTGAAGGCCCACTTACGCAGACACACCGGTGAGAAGCCATTCGCGTGCACGTGGCCTGGCTGCGGATGGCGTTTCAGCCGATCCGATGAGCTAGCCAGGCATCGACGATCCCACTCTGGAGTAAAACCGTACCCCTGCGAGATGTGCTCGAAGAGATTCGCGCGCAGCGACCATCTGGCCAAGCATCGCAAAGTGCACAGGAAGAACGCCTACTCGTTATTCCACGGCGGCAGAGGGCTGCGCGGCGCGAAGATGAACATTGTGCCAACGGAGATTTAG
- the Hip14 gene encoding palmitoyltransferase Hip14 isoform X2, with amino-acid sequence MYALKIQTACQSEGSGEPDDPSSHHQEPARPPAQDCSSFDIVRATQYGALDRVTELVEAGADVNQPDSETVTLLHWAAINNRKDIVKYLIAKGAVVDAIGGELASTPLHWATRQGHLSTVVILMRAGADPTLRDSEGFSCIHLAAQFSHTSIVAYLVAKGVNPNMPDRSAMTPLMWSAYKVNSLDPTRLLLTLGASHSLADNLHGNTALHWAIIAENSTAISTLVHHGASLDVPNVRDETPMTLLGRHIGAAWLGPKISQEIREKQGRTRTWCRDKRMRWYCMVSTPFIVFYLIGLILQSGLDYLVKLGAFVTLYIALYLANHFVFDERLFHIVPMSIYLATKMWIYVTWIFWLGIHAAWYLWLLLVGGSVPLWICFLQSWRGDPGVITATHEDKLNTIIELAESGGFEPQSFCSSCLVRRPMRSKHCSTCDRCVARFDHHCPWVNNCIGAHNHKYFLGFLASLLGLCIVVLSASVQYWQFECWSNLTNGHSADNYLVAAATCDAWVMWVAANTFLHFFWVGTLLACQCYQIMVLGMTTNERMNAGRYAHFKQGNPFHRGALQNAADFCNLSFCGVKAKPSSDWLHSFDHKQSIEKLPLLATKDNFQYI; translated from the exons ATGTATGCTCTAAAAATTCAAACTGCCTGCCAAAGCGAAGGCAGTGGGGAACCGGACGATCCAAGTAGTCATCATCAAGAGCCTGCTAGACCACCGGCTCAAGATTGTAGCTCGTTCGATATTGTTCGAGCAACTCAG TATGGGGCTCTGGATCGTGTAACCGAATTAGTCGAGGCTGGTGCCGATGTGAATCAACCAGACTCAGAAACTGTAACACTGTTGCATTGGGCAGCAATAAACAATAGGAAAGACATTGTAAAATATCTAATTGCAAAGGGAGCTGTTGTCGATGCAATCGGTGGTGAGCTTGCTTCCACGCCACTACATTGGGCTACAAG ACAGGGCCATTTGTCTACAGTTGTGATATTAATGAGAGCAGGAGCGGATCCAACTCTCAGAGATTCAGAAGGATTCTCATGTATTCATTTAGCGGCACAGTTCAGTCACACTTCTATTGTTGCTTATCTAGTCGCGAAAGGAGTAAATCCAAATATGCCGGATAGAAGTGCTATGACACCCCTCATGTGGAGTGCCTATAAAGTTAATAG TTTAGATCCGACACGCTTATTATTGACATTAGGAGCGTCTCATTCACTCGCGGATAATTTACATGGTAATACTGCTTTGCATTGGGCTATTATAGCTGAAAATAGTACAGCTATATCGACGTTAGTCCATCATGGCGCATCTTTGGATGTGCCCAACGTTCGGGACGAAACACCAATGACTTTGTTAGGCCGTCACATTGGTGCTGCCTGGTTGGGACCTAAAATCAGtcaagaaattagagagaaacagGGCAGGACGAGAACATGGTGTAGGGATAAG AGAATGCGCTGGTATTGCATGGTCAGCACACCGTTTATAGTTTTCTACCTGATTGGATTAATTCTGCAAAGTGGATTGGATTATCTAGTGAAATTAGGTGCCTTTGTCACTCTTTATATAGCACTATATTTAGCTAATCATTTTGTCTTTGATGAACGATTGTTCCACATTGTACCAATGTCGATTTATTTGGCTACAAAG ATGTGGATATACGTAACATGGATATTTTGGTTAGGCATACATGCCGCGTGGTATCTCTGGTTACTACTGGTGGGTGGATCTGTTCCACTCTGGATATGTTTCTTACAATCCTGGCGAGGTGATCCAGGTGTAATCACAGCTACACACGAGGATAAATTAAAT ACGATTATAGAGTTAGCTGAATCCGGTGGTTTTGAGCCGCAATCGTTTTGCAGCAGTTGCTTAGTTAGAAGACCCATGAGATCTAAACATTGTTCTACATGTGACCGATGCGTCGCGCGGTTCGATCATCACTGTCCTTGGGTCAATAATTGCATTG GTGCCCATAACCACAAGTACTTTCTGGGATTTCTAGCATCGCTGTTAGGTCTCTGTATCGTTGTTTTATCTGCTAGTGTACAATATTGGCAATTTGAATGCTGGTCAAATTTAACAAACGGCCATAGCGCAGACAATTATTTAGTCGCTGCTGCTACGTGTGATGCTTGGGTAATGTGGGTTGCAGCAAacacatttctacatttcttttGGGTTGGCACGTTGTTGGCGTGTCAGTGTTATCAG ATAATGGTTCTTGGAATGACGACAAATGAGCGTATGAATGCCGGACGGTATGCGCATTTCAAACAAGGGAATCCCTTCCATCGAGGTGCTCTTCAAAATGCCGCAGATTTTTGCAACTTAAGCTTCTGCGGAGTAAAAGCGAAACCCAGCTCAGACTGGTTGCACAGCTTCGATCATAAACAAAGCATCGAGAAGTTGCCTCTACTTGCTACAAAGGACAACTTTCAATATATTTAG
- the Hip14 gene encoding palmitoyltransferase Hip14 isoform X1, whose translation MYALKIQTACQSEGSGEPDDPSSHHQEPARPPAQDCSSFDIVRATQYGALDRVTELVEAGADVNQPDSETVTLLHWAAINNRKDIVKYLIAKGAVVDAIGGELASTPLHWATRQGHLSTVVILMRAGADPTLRDSEGFSCIHLAAQFSHTSIVAYLVAKGVNPNMPDRSAMTPLMWSAYKVNSFIFYSLDPTRLLLTLGASHSLADNLHGNTALHWAIIAENSTAISTLVHHGASLDVPNVRDETPMTLLGRHIGAAWLGPKISQEIREKQGRTRTWCRDKRMRWYCMVSTPFIVFYLIGLILQSGLDYLVKLGAFVTLYIALYLANHFVFDERLFHIVPMSIYLATKMWIYVTWIFWLGIHAAWYLWLLLVGGSVPLWICFLQSWRGDPGVITATHEDKLNTIIELAESGGFEPQSFCSSCLVRRPMRSKHCSTCDRCVARFDHHCPWVNNCIGAHNHKYFLGFLASLLGLCIVVLSASVQYWQFECWSNLTNGHSADNYLVAAATCDAWVMWVAANTFLHFFWVGTLLACQCYQIMVLGMTTNERMNAGRYAHFKQGNPFHRGALQNAADFCNLSFCGVKAKPSSDWLHSFDHKQSIEKLPLLATKDNFQYI comes from the exons ATGTATGCTCTAAAAATTCAAACTGCCTGCCAAAGCGAAGGCAGTGGGGAACCGGACGATCCAAGTAGTCATCATCAAGAGCCTGCTAGACCACCGGCTCAAGATTGTAGCTCGTTCGATATTGTTCGAGCAACTCAG TATGGGGCTCTGGATCGTGTAACCGAATTAGTCGAGGCTGGTGCCGATGTGAATCAACCAGACTCAGAAACTGTAACACTGTTGCATTGGGCAGCAATAAACAATAGGAAAGACATTGTAAAATATCTAATTGCAAAGGGAGCTGTTGTCGATGCAATCGGTGGTGAGCTTGCTTCCACGCCACTACATTGGGCTACAAG ACAGGGCCATTTGTCTACAGTTGTGATATTAATGAGAGCAGGAGCGGATCCAACTCTCAGAGATTCAGAAGGATTCTCATGTATTCATTTAGCGGCACAGTTCAGTCACACTTCTATTGTTGCTTATCTAGTCGCGAAAGGAGTAAATCCAAATATGCCGGATAGAAGTGCTATGACACCCCTCATGTGGAGTGCCTATAAAGTTAATAG CTTCATCTTTTACAGTTTAGATCCGACACGCTTATTATTGACATTAGGAGCGTCTCATTCACTCGCGGATAATTTACATGGTAATACTGCTTTGCATTGGGCTATTATAGCTGAAAATAGTACAGCTATATCGACGTTAGTCCATCATGGCGCATCTTTGGATGTGCCCAACGTTCGGGACGAAACACCAATGACTTTGTTAGGCCGTCACATTGGTGCTGCCTGGTTGGGACCTAAAATCAGtcaagaaattagagagaaacagGGCAGGACGAGAACATGGTGTAGGGATAAG AGAATGCGCTGGTATTGCATGGTCAGCACACCGTTTATAGTTTTCTACCTGATTGGATTAATTCTGCAAAGTGGATTGGATTATCTAGTGAAATTAGGTGCCTTTGTCACTCTTTATATAGCACTATATTTAGCTAATCATTTTGTCTTTGATGAACGATTGTTCCACATTGTACCAATGTCGATTTATTTGGCTACAAAG ATGTGGATATACGTAACATGGATATTTTGGTTAGGCATACATGCCGCGTGGTATCTCTGGTTACTACTGGTGGGTGGATCTGTTCCACTCTGGATATGTTTCTTACAATCCTGGCGAGGTGATCCAGGTGTAATCACAGCTACACACGAGGATAAATTAAAT ACGATTATAGAGTTAGCTGAATCCGGTGGTTTTGAGCCGCAATCGTTTTGCAGCAGTTGCTTAGTTAGAAGACCCATGAGATCTAAACATTGTTCTACATGTGACCGATGCGTCGCGCGGTTCGATCATCACTGTCCTTGGGTCAATAATTGCATTG GTGCCCATAACCACAAGTACTTTCTGGGATTTCTAGCATCGCTGTTAGGTCTCTGTATCGTTGTTTTATCTGCTAGTGTACAATATTGGCAATTTGAATGCTGGTCAAATTTAACAAACGGCCATAGCGCAGACAATTATTTAGTCGCTGCTGCTACGTGTGATGCTTGGGTAATGTGGGTTGCAGCAAacacatttctacatttcttttGGGTTGGCACGTTGTTGGCGTGTCAGTGTTATCAG ATAATGGTTCTTGGAATGACGACAAATGAGCGTATGAATGCCGGACGGTATGCGCATTTCAAACAAGGGAATCCCTTCCATCGAGGTGCTCTTCAAAATGCCGCAGATTTTTGCAACTTAAGCTTCTGCGGAGTAAAAGCGAAACCCAGCTCAGACTGGTTGCACAGCTTCGATCATAAACAAAGCATCGAGAAGTTGCCTCTACTTGCTACAAAGGACAACTTTCAATATATTTAG